Part of the Sulfurimonas denitrificans DSM 1251 genome is shown below.
TTAAAAGAGAGGTAAAATATATTTTGCTATAATCTTGACAATTTTTACGCAATTTAAGGATATTTATGAAAACTCATACACTTTTAATGCCACTAGATATGCACCTTCATCTTCGTGATGGAGTTATGCTTGAGAACATCGCTCCACTTAGTGCTTACAGCTTTAGCGGTGCACTTATCATGCCAAATCTTGTTCCTCCAGTTGAAACATTAGAGGATGTGAAAGCATATAAAGAGCGGATAATGGCGACTGTTCCAAACGATTTTTTTGAACCATATATGACACTTTTTTATAAAAACTATGATAAAAAATTCCTAGCTACTATTGTTGATCACGTTACAGCGATAAAACTCTATCCAGCTGGGATAACTACAAACTCTGAGGGTGGCTTATCTTCTTTTAATATTGAAGAGATGCGCGAAACTCTAGAAGCTATGAGTATTTTAGGAATTCCACTTTGTGTTCATGGAGAGAGTGATGGTTTTGTGATGGATAGAGAAGAAGAATTTATGAGCATCTATGAGCTATTAGCGACAAATTTTCCAGATTTAAAGATAGTTATGGAGCATATTACAACAAAAGCAGCAGTTGATATGCTAGATAAGCATAAAAATCTATACGCAACTATTACAGTTCATCATCTTCTCTTTACCCTCGATGATGTTGTTGGTGGTATGATGATGCCTCATAATTTCTGCAAGCCAATTGCAAAACGTCCTGAGGATTTAGATGCGCTTCTTAGCGTTGCCCTTGAAGCACATCCAAAAGTTATGTTTGGCTCAGACTCAGCACCTCACTCAAAAGAGAAAAAAGAGTGTTCTGGCTGTGCAGCTGGCGTTTTCAGTGCGCCTATTGCGCTTCAGCTTCTGTGTGAAATATTCGAACAGTATGACAAACTAGATAATCTTCAAGCATTCATAAGCGATAATGCTCAAAGTATCTATAAAATTTGCCCTGAATTTAAGGAAGTTATCTTAGAAAAACGTCCATTCATCGTACCTGCATCTTACAGCAATGTAGTTCCAATGTATGCCTCTAGAGCAATAAACTGGGCGATAAGAAGCGTTGAGTAAGATTTTATTCTTAGAAGATGATCTGCTTTTTGCAGAGACTCTGATTGATCTACTTGAAGAGAACAACATGGAAGTTGTTCACGTTCCAAATGGTCAAGCCGCACTAGATAGAACCTTTAAAGAGAAGTTCAATCTCTATCTTCTTGATATTAATGTGCCTCTCGTTGATGGCGTAACTCTGCTTAGAGAGTTAAGAGAGTCTGATGATGATACTCCAGCAATTTTTTTGACTTCTCACAAAGAAAAAGAGGTGTTAAAAAAAGGTTTTCTCTGCGGTGCAGATGACTTTATAACAAAGCCATTTGACGCTGATGAACTTATTTTGCGTATATTGGCAATAATTAAGAGAGCAAAAAAAGAGGATGTTACATGTATAGGATTACTTTGTAATGATGATACACATAAACGTTTTTTATATGATAATAAAGAGATAGAACTCTCAAAAAAAGAGTATCAGCTACTGCGTCTGCTTATAAAACATGCAAACAACACTGTGCCAAAAGAGATGATAATAGACACACTTTGGAGTAGCAGTGAAGGCGGAAGTGATGGAGCGCTGAGGGTTTATATCAACCGCATTAAACAACTTGTTCCGCAAATAAATATAGAAAATATCAGAGGCGTTGGATATAAACTTGTTTCGTAACCTACGCATAACAATTTTTATCTACTACGTTTTAACAGTTCTCTCCTTAATGGGAATTTTATATTACTTCGTCTCTATAATTGAGACACAAAATCTATTTTTACTATTTTTCATTCTATTTTTGCTAACTATTTTCACTGCAATTATAATTGCAAAACTCTCGATTGACCCTCTGTTTGAACATGTAAGAAATCTTCAAAATCTCTCAACAGAAACACTTCATGAGCTAAATCTGCCAATAAGTACAATTAGAACAAACATAAGTATGTTAAAAAAAAATCTCTCAAATGAGAAAGATTTAAAAAGAGCTTCAAGAGTTGAGAGTGCTTGTATTATGCTTCAAGAGCGATATAATGAACTAGACTACATGATAAAACTTCAAAGTGCAAATATAAAGCATGAGACTATCTCGCTAGATGAACTGCTTAAAAAAAGAGTCGATTTTTTAAAACAGATATATCCACATGTAGAGTTTACTTTATCGCTTGAGCCGCTGCAGATAACAAATGACACCATCGGTTTATCCAAGGTCATTGACAATCTTTTGGACAATGCTGTAAAATATTCACTAAATATTCACAAAGTAGATATAAGATTGCACAACCAAACGCTTTACATAAAAGACTATGGTTGTGGCATAGATGAAGTAGAGCTTTTAAAAATTTTTGATAGATATTATCAAAGCAATGAAAATATGCGTGGTTTTGGGATTGGGCTTAGCATGGTAAAGCGTTTTTGCGATGCTAATCATATCGCCTTAAATTTTAAATCTAAGCTAAATATGGGTACAACAGTTATATTAAAATTCAAGGAAAATTAGTGGAAAAAAACATCTTAGCATACGCAGAGGCAGCGTTGGATTATGGAGTTATTGGACTTCTTATACTTATGAGCGTTATTACTCTTTGGTTATTTATTGAGAGAATGATGTTTTATAGCTCTTTGCGTCTAAGTGATTATGAGAATCGGGATGAGCTTGAGATTGATTTAACAGACAACTTAAGCATCATCAGTGTTATAGGTTCAAACGCTCCTTATGTTGGGCTTTTAGGAACAGTTATAGGGATAATGCTTACATTTTACACAATGGGTGAAGTTGGAACTATTGATGCAAAAAAAATCATGGTTGGCTTAGCTCTTGCACTAAAAGCAACTGCAATGGGACTTATCGTTGCAATGCCTGCTATTGTGTTTTACACCTTGCTTTTGCGCAAAGTAGAAAAGATATTGACACTCTTTGATATTGCACAAGACAAAAAGAACAAGTAACTAAATATGGCAAAATTAAAAAAAGTAAGAAAGCGTTTTGATGAGATAAATGTTATACCTTTTATCGACATTATGCTTGTTCTTTTGGTTATGGTTTTAACAACTGCTACATTTGTAAATCAAGGGATTATCCCAATCGAGCTTCCAGAGGCAAAAGCAGCTAAAAAAGAGGATAATAAAAAAGAGGTTACTATCTATATAGATGCAAAAGGTGACATCTTTTTTGAAAAAGAGAGAGTTGATTTAAAAACACTCGAAGCCAAACTCTCATCTGTAGAAAAAGAGCAAGCAGTCCTTCTAAGAAGTGACAAAGAGTCTAAATTTCAAGATTTTGTTAGCGTTATGGATATCTTAAAACGCCTAAACCATGAGCAGCTCTTTATAATCACAAAAGAGTAGTTAGTAACTTCTCTCCAAGAGCCTAAATCTTTTCTCTGAAGAGTTTTGCTCAATATTTGTTTCTCTCTTATCTACATGTAGAGTGTTTTTATCTTCACTAAATATTTTTTTATCAACATTTGAAATATCATGAAAAAGCGTAGTTGCTATAAAAAAAAGTATCATAATTACGACAACACTAGCATAGAGTAAAATATAATTTTTTATATGACCATCTTCAAAGGGATTTTGGATTTTCATTTAACTCACTTATAGATATATTTTCTGAGATTATAGTTAAAAAGTAGGTAATAAAAGATTAATTACAATTTCTTTATGATAATATAATTAAAAAAAAATTAAGGGGATTTTATGCAATCAACAAAATTTCGCGGAACAAAAGTCACACTTGTTGGCGATCAGATAGGAGTGGGTGATAGTGCTCCAATAGCTACTGCAATCGGCACAGATTTAAACAGTGTAACAATAGGCGGTGCTAGAGACAAGATACAGTTAATCGTTACAGTTCCCTCACTAGACACTGATACATGTGCTGCTGAAACAAGAAGATTTAACGAAGATGTCAATAATCTTGATATTTGTGAGACAACAGTTGTATCTATGGATTTACCATTTGCATCTGAGCGTTTTTGCACAACTTCTGGAATTGAGAATCTAACTGTTGTAAGTGACTATTTAGATAAAAGCGTAAGTCTAGCTTATGGAGTTTTGATGGATGACAACAAACTTCAAGGACTAAGTGCCAGAGCCGTTTTTGTAGTTGATAGAAGCGGAATAATAGTCTATAAAGAGATTGTTGAAGAGGTAACTTCTGAGCCAAACTATGAAGCAGCTCTAGAAGCTATAAAACTCGCTAGATAAAATTTAAACCACCAAAAAAGTGGTGGTTTAAATATCTACATGTGGAATGATTACATCATCCCTGGCATTCCACCCATACCGCTCATATCTGGCATTGAAGATTTCTCTTCAGGAAGCTCATAAATCGCAGCTTCTGTTGTAAGAAGCAGGCTAGCAATTGAAGTAGCATTTGTAAGTGCCACACGACCAACTTTAAATGGATCTATAATTCCAGCTTCAAACATATCTACATATTCACCTGTTGCCGCATTAAAGCCTATGTTTTCATTGGTTGCACCTTCAACTGCGTTTACAACTACACCAGCGTCATATCCAGCGTTTGTTGCTATTTGTTTAAGTGGTGCTTTTATAGCTCTAAGGATTATTTCACAACCAATTTTTTGGTCTCCGCTAAGATCAAGTTTTACTTTTGCACCAGCACGAACAAGAGCAGCTCCTCCACCTATAACGATTCCCTCTTCAACAGCAGCTTTTGTAGCAGAGAGTGCGTCATCCACACGATCTTTTTTCTCTTTCATCTCAGTCTCACTAGCAGCTCCAACTTTTATAACAGCAACGCCACCGCTTAGTTTTGCTAAACGCTCTTGAAGCTTCTCTTTGTCATATTCGCTAGTTGTAGTATTCATTTGAACTTTGATAGCATCTACCCTTGCTTGTACAGCTTCAGACGTTCCTGCACCATTTACAATTACAGTATTGTCTTTATCTATAACTATACGAGAAGCTTGTCCTAGATGTTGGATTGTAGCTCCGCTTAGTGTATGTCCCGTCTCCTCAGAGATAACAGTTCCAGCGGTAAGCACCGCAATATCTTGCAACATCGCTTTTCTTCTATCACCAAATCCTGGAGCCTTAACTGCAGAGATATTTAAAACACCACGAAGTTTGTTTACAACTAAAGTTGAAAGTGCCTCGCCCTCTACATCTTCAGCTATTATAAGAAGTGGACGAGAAGTTTTTTGAACCTGCTCTAAAACTGGAAGCAAATCTTTAAGTGATGCAATTTTGCTATCGGCTAGTAAAATCCAAGGATTTTCAATCTCAGCAGTCATCTTCTCTGTATTTGTAATAAAGTACGGGCTTAAGTAGCCACGATCAAACTGCATACCCTCAACAACATCGAGTTCATCAACAATTCCCTTAGCTTCTTCAACAGTTATAACACCATCTTGGCCAACTTTTTCCATAGCTTCAGCAATCATATCGCCAATAGCAGTATCAGAGTTTGCAGAGATAGTTGCAACTTGTGCTATATCTTTTTTACCGTTAATTACTTTGCTTGATGCTTTTAAATGTTTTAAAATCTCTTCACAAGCCTTATCCATCCCTCTTTTTACTTCGATAGGGTTAGCTCCAGCTGTGATATTTCTTAAACCTTCAGAAAAAATTGCATTTGCTAAAACTGTAGCTGTCGTTGTACCATCACCTGCTTCATCAGCTGTTCTTGAAGCAACATCTTTTACAAGAGTAGCACCCATATTTTCCAGTTTGTCTTGTAGTTCTATCTCTCTAGCAACAGATACACCATCTTTTGTGATTATAGGATTACCATAACTTTTTTGAATCAAAACATTGCGACCACGAGGCCCCATTGTAACCTTTACTGCGTCTGTAAGTTTTGCAACACCACGAGCCAGTGCATTTCTTGCGTTATCTGAAAAAATTATCTCTTTTGCCATTTCATACTCCTTTAATTTTGCTTATTTTATTTATTATTTGATGATTCCAAAAATATCTTCACTATCTATGATAAGAAATTTCTCTCCATCTAGCGTAACTTCACTACCTGAAAACTTTCCAAAAAGAACTTTGTCCCCACATAACATCTCTTTAACTTCCGAACTAACTGCTACAACCTCACCACGCGAAGGCTTCTCTTGCGCATTATCAGGAATAATAATACCACTTGCTGTAGTATTTGCCTCTTCTACTCTTTTTACTAGGACTCTTTTGCCTAATGGTTGAAAATTCATATAAAACTCCTTAAATAATATTGTTTATGAGCGCAATTTTACAGAAAAAAGGTAACAAAGTCAATACATATTTAGTCACATAGACTAAAGTTTTTTTATTAAATTAACTAAAGATACTTGACATTAATTGTATTTATCTATATATTTTCAATTTTATTTTATTTAACACTCTATATTTCGTAATCTTAGGTTATTTAAAGTTTCAAGTAAGTATAATTCTGCCTCTTAAAAGATGTCAGGGTAGCTCAGCTGGTTAGAGCACTGGTCTCATAAGCCGGGGGTCGGGGGTTCGAGTCCCCCCTCTGACACCATATTTTTTTAAGATTCCGAATTAGCTCAGCGGTAGAGTAGGTGACTGTTAATCACTTGGCCACTGGTTCGAATCCAGTATTCGGAGCCACAACAACATAGAACCCCTTAATATAGGGACTTCTTACTCCTCATAAATCATTCGATGACAATTTAAGTGCCATTGGATTTCAAATAAATCCCTATCTAAACCACCGTTTTATAAGCTAATAAATAACATTTCAGAGGTGTTTGTACAATAACAATTAAGTATTTTGTTAAGGGTAATTATTTGAAATAAAATAGCACTGAATTTTTAAAAATTGATTAAGATGCCCAAGATAAGGCTTAAATGAAGATATGGCTCCGAATACTGGATTCGAACCAGTGGCCAAGTGATTAACAGTCACCTACTCTACCGCTGAGCTAATTCGGAACATTTGATAGGGCGGAATTATACTTTAAGAGCCATAAAAAGTCAAGGTTTTGGCATTATTTTATTCGTTTTCTTTTTTCATTTTCATGAAGAATAAAAAACTCTAAATTACCTATTTTTTTAATGACTACTATTTTTTTGGACATTAGATTTTTAAGGCGAATTTTACTCTCTTCATCAAAGAGTAAATCTATATCTTCCATGGTTAGTGGTCTTTTGTCAAGCGTGTTTAAAATCTCTTCATCATCGTAAGTAGCGTTGTTTGGTTCTGCATGGATTCTTGAGGCTACATGTACAGGAAGTGAGCTATCAAAAAGAAGCGATACCTCATAGAGCTCTTTATAGCTAAGTCCTTCAACAGGATAGGCGGGTGGTCTATCTATCGTGCCTAAATCAATTCTAGTGGCATTTATTTTTAATAAAACTTCATTTAGTTTATATATTTCTTCTTTTGTATCATTTAATCCATGAACAAAGAGTATCTCTATAAATAGCTTTCCTCTATATACATGTGAAAACTCTTCTACCTTTTGAACTATTTTAGCTATATCTATATTTTTATGAGGTCTATCTATTCTTTTAAAGACATTATCACTTACAGCGTCAAGAGATAATTTTACTTGATCTAGTTTTAGGAGTAATGAGAAAATTCTATCATCAACAAGTGTTGCGCTGTTTGTTAGTATAAGTGTTTGCGTGGAGTTTTTTATCTTATCTATCTCTTCTATTAGTTTATCAAGATGCGGGTAGAGAGTTGGTTCGCCATTTGCAGTTAGTGTGATAACGTCTATTTTGTCATGTAGATGAGTTTTTAGCTCATCTATTATGGTAGATACTTCAACTACTTCTATCTGTTTATCGGTTGTAGCACTTGGAGCTAGTTCACAGTAAAGGCAGTCAAAATTACACTGTTTTAGAGCAGGGGAGAGATCTACACCCAAAGAAGAGCCAAATCTTCTTGAGTTTATCGGACCAAAGATAGTTTTCACTTATTTTTTACTAACCCTATGACACTCTTTGATGAAGTGTTTTGCATTCTCTACTGGGACGTCGGGGAGTATTCCATGTCCAAGGTTAAAGATATGTCTTTTTCCACCCATTATTTTTTGAATAGACTCTACAGACTCAGTAGTTTCCTCTTTTGAGTAGAGTCTGCATGGCTCCATATTTCCTTGAAGAACATAGCGCTCTCCAAGCTTCTCTTTTGCTAAATCCATAGGTGTTGACCAATCAACTCCAAAGACTTCAAAATTTCCATACACTTTATCTAAAAATGCAGGTATTCCTTTTGGGAACATGATAATTGGAATATGCGGATATTTTGCTTTTAGATAATCTGCAATCTCTACCATATATTTCCATGAAAACTCATCATATTTTGAAGGTTCAATTGCTGCCGCCCATGAGTCAAAAATCTGAACAACATCAATACCAGCCTCTATTTGCTTCTCCATGTAAAACTTTACAACCTCAGTTACTTTAGAGAGAATTTTATGAAGAAGTTTTGGGTTTGAGTACATCATTTTTTTGCAAATATTGTAAGTTTTTGTTCCCTCGCCCTCTATCATATATGTAGCAAGCGTCCATGGAGCTCCTGTAAAGCCTATTAAAGCCTTATCTTCTGCTAATTGCTCTTTAATAAGTTTGATAGTATCATAGACATAAGTTAATTTAGAAGCTGCCTCATCTCCACCAAAGAGTCTATCTAAGTCTGCTTCATTCTTTATAGGATCATCAAACTTTGGACCTTCTCCTGTTACAAACTTTAAATCCATTCCCATCTCAAGAGGGACTACTAAAATATCACTAAAGAGTATTGCTGCATCAACTCCTACAATATCAACTGGCTGAAGAGTTACTTCACAAGCTTTTTTAGGGTCATGACAGAGGTTTAGAAAATTTCCAGCCTCAGCTCTAACCCTCATGTACTCTGGGAGGTAGCGACCAGCTTGGCGCATCATCCAAACAGGCGTATATGGTGTCTCTTTGCCAAAGCATGCATCTACAAATATTTTACTCATTTTAATCCTTAATATTATGTTTAGTGACTTTTTCCGACTTTACTTAAAAAATAGAGCCCAACTGCAACAGCAGTGATAGAGAGTGCCAAATATAGTAAATCTAATGCGCCGTTATAAGTTGTATGTCCAACTTTTTGGAAAAAACCAACAACTAAAACCATAACGATAACTTTAGATATTTTATCTTTTAACTGATCTAGTGAATGGACTGCTAATAGTTGATTTTCACACCCATCTTTATCTTTTGCTGGATCTATATCTGAGATAAAAAGTTCGTAAAGACCAAAAGAGAAGATAATCATTACAACACCAATAAGATATAAATCAACCGCACCGATGATTCCACCAACAACTTCTTCGTGAAAGTGTTCTGGATGTGAATGTGTTATGTAGGTGCTTATGACATATTTTGCTGTTTCATAAATATCAAAACTCGCAACTACAAAAAGTAAAATAGCCCCAATAAGTCCAAAAAAAACGGCAAGCAAGATTATAAATCTTGAATGCCACAACCCGTTTTCAAAAACTTTCTCTAGCATTAGTTATTTTCCCTCTTCTATTTCTATCCATTTTTGAGCTATACGAACAGCATTGGTTGCAGCACCAACTCTCAAGTTGTCAGCTACTATAAAGAGGTGAAGAACTGTTTTGTCAAAATTATCTACTCTTATACGACCAACAAAAGTCTCATTTTTTTCTAGAGCGATTGAAGGCATCGGATAGATTGACTTTTCTGGATTATCAAGAACAATAATATTTGGCGCTTTTTCTAAAAGTTCTCTTACTTTATCTGCATTAACTTCACAAGCAAATTTTATACTCACTGCTTCTGCATGTCCACGAAGAGTTGGAACTCTAACGCATGTAGCACTCAGTGGAATCTCTCTGTGCATAATTTTGGTTGTTTCATTTACCATTTTCATCTCTTCTTTTGTGTAGCCGTTATCTAAAAATTTATCTATTTGAGGGATAACATTTAGGGCAATCCTATGAGCAAAAGCTTTTACTTCTGCCTCATCAAGCTTAAATGCAAAGAACGATTGCATCTGCGTTACAAGCTCTTCCATAGCGCTTTTTCCAGCACCTGAAGTTGCTTGGTAAGTGCTTACATCTACTCTTTGAATATTGTATGCTTCATCAAGAGGTTTTAGCGCTTGAACCATTTGAATTGTTGAGCAGTTTGGATTGGCAATAATTCCAGTTTTTTTCCACTTTGCAATATCTTGCGGGTTTACTTCAGGTACAACAAGAGGAACGTTTTCATCCATTCTAAAGTGAGATGTGTTGTCAATTACAACAGCTCCCGCTCTAACTGCAGACGCAGCAAACTGTGCACTAACACTTCCACCAGCAGAAAATAGTGCTATCTCAATATCTTCTTCTTCAAAAACAGTGTCTGTTAACTCTTTGATAGCAACTTCTCTGCCAGCATACATGACTGTTTTTCCAATACTTCTTGAACTTGCAAGTGGAATGAGCTTATTTATTGGAAATTTAACCTCTTGTAAAATTGTTAATATCTCTTCTCCAACTGCTCCATTTGCACCTACTACTGCTACATTATACTTTTTTAACATGTTTCGTTCCTTATAAATTTATACATTTTATTTTGTAAACCTTCTTGAGCTTAAAAAAAGTCCCTCAGGAGCAATTTCATTCGCATCACTAAGTATAACAGCTCTCTCAACAACAGAGATTAACTCTCTTATGTTTCCTGGCCAATTATAAGCAAGGAGCTGTTTCTTTGACTCATCTGAAAAGCTTTTTAATTCAAAACCATATTTTACACAATTTTGCTCTAAAATCTTTTGAGCTATCGCTAAAATCTCCTCTTTTCTCTCTGCAAGAGGTGCGATTATTATTGGAATTGTATTTAAGCGATAATATAAATCCTCTCTAAAAGTGCCATTATGAATTTTTTGCTCTAAATCTGCATTCGTTGCTGCAATAACTCTTATATCTATTTTTATACTTTTAGAAGACCCAAGACGCCTCACCTCTTTTTCTTGCAGGGCGCGAAGAAGTTTTGCTTGAACGCCATAAGGCATCTCTGCTATCTCATCTAAAAAAAGAGTTCCGCCATTTGCTAGTTCAAACTGCCCAGCTTTTGCTTCACTTGCATCGGTAAATGCACCTTTTTCAAAACCAAATAGCTCGCTCTCTATTAAATTATCTGGAATTGCTGCCATATTTATGGCTATAAAAGGTTTTTTAGATCTAGGGGAGTGTTCATGAATGAAAGAGGCAAACACCTCTTTGCCAACACCGCTTTGACCTAAAAGTAAAATAGTTGCATCAGTTTTAGCAGCTTTTGAGGCAATATGTAGAGCTGATTCAAGTGCTTTTGAAGTTCCATAAAAACCACTGTTGTTAACATTTTTTTGCTCTGCATGTACTATTTTTTTAACTTTTTGTATTTTATCTTCTCTTTTTATAGCAGCTATTAAAGTATCTACATCAAAAGGTTTTAATAAAAAATCCTTAACTCCAAGATGAATTGATTCTATAGCTCTTTGAAGAGTCGCATTTCCAGTCATGATTATGACTTCAAACTTTCCATCAAGTTCCTTTACAAACTCTATGCCATCCATTCCCGGCATATTTATATCTGTAATTACAAGATGAAAACTCTCATTAATGCCCTTTAGTGCATCCTT
Proteins encoded:
- the exbD gene encoding TonB system transport protein ExbD, which translates into the protein MAKLKKVRKRFDEINVIPFIDIMLVLLVMVLTTATFVNQGIIPIELPEAKAAKKEDNKKEVTIYIDAKGDIFFEKERVDLKTLEAKLSSVEKEQAVLLRSDKESKFQDFVSVMDILKRLNHEQLFIITKE
- the tpx gene encoding thiol peroxidase; the encoded protein is MQSTKFRGTKVTLVGDQIGVGDSAPIATAIGTDLNSVTIGGARDKIQLIVTVPSLDTDTCAAETRRFNEDVNNLDICETTVVSMDLPFASERFCTTSGIENLTVVSDYLDKSVSLAYGVLMDDNKLQGLSARAVFVVDRSGIIVYKEIVEEVTSEPNYEAALEAIKLAR
- the groL gene encoding chaperonin GroEL (60 kDa chaperone family; promotes refolding of misfolded polypeptides especially under stressful conditions; forms two stacked rings of heptamers to form a barrel-shaped 14mer; ends can be capped by GroES; misfolded proteins enter the barrel where they are refolded when GroES binds), with the protein product MAKEIIFSDNARNALARGVAKLTDAVKVTMGPRGRNVLIQKSYGNPIITKDGVSVAREIELQDKLENMGATLVKDVASRTADEAGDGTTTATVLANAIFSEGLRNITAGANPIEVKRGMDKACEEILKHLKASSKVINGKKDIAQVATISANSDTAIGDMIAEAMEKVGQDGVITVEEAKGIVDELDVVEGMQFDRGYLSPYFITNTEKMTAEIENPWILLADSKIASLKDLLPVLEQVQKTSRPLLIIAEDVEGEALSTLVVNKLRGVLNISAVKAPGFGDRRKAMLQDIAVLTAGTVISEETGHTLSGATIQHLGQASRIVIDKDNTVIVNGAGTSEAVQARVDAIKVQMNTTTSEYDKEKLQERLAKLSGGVAVIKVGAASETEMKEKKDRVDDALSATKAAVEEGIVIGGGAALVRAGAKVKLDLSGDQKIGCEIILRAIKAPLKQIATNAGYDAGVVVNAVEGATNENIGFNAATGEYVDMFEAGIIDPFKVGRVALTNATSIASLLLTTEAAIYELPEEKSSMPDMSGMGGMPGMM
- a CDS encoding sensor histidine kinase produces the protein MFRNLRITIFIYYVLTVLSLMGILYYFVSIIETQNLFLLFFILFLLTIFTAIIIAKLSIDPLFEHVRNLQNLSTETLHELNLPISTIRTNISMLKKNLSNEKDLKRASRVESACIMLQERYNELDYMIKLQSANIKHETISLDELLKKRVDFLKQIYPHVEFTLSLEPLQITNDTIGLSKVIDNLLDNAVKYSLNIHKVDIRLHNQTLYIKDYGCGIDEVELLKIFDRYYQSNENMRGFGIGLSMVKRFCDANHIALNFKSKLNMGTTVILKFKEN
- the groES gene encoding co-chaperone GroES yields the protein MNFQPLGKRVLVKRVEEANTTASGIIIPDNAQEKPSRGEVVAVSSEVKEMLCGDKVLFGKFSGSEVTLDGEKFLIIDSEDIFGIIK
- the pyrC gene encoding dihydroorotase produces the protein MKTHTLLMPLDMHLHLRDGVMLENIAPLSAYSFSGALIMPNLVPPVETLEDVKAYKERIMATVPNDFFEPYMTLFYKNYDKKFLATIVDHVTAIKLYPAGITTNSEGGLSSFNIEEMRETLEAMSILGIPLCVHGESDGFVMDREEEFMSIYELLATNFPDLKIVMEHITTKAAVDMLDKHKNLYATITVHHLLFTLDDVVGGMMMPHNFCKPIAKRPEDLDALLSVALEAHPKVMFGSDSAPHSKEKKECSGCAAGVFSAPIALQLLCEIFEQYDKLDNLQAFISDNAQSIYKICPEFKEVILEKRPFIVPASYSNVVPMYASRAINWAIRSVE
- the exbB gene encoding TonB-system energizer ExbB — its product is MEKNILAYAEAALDYGVIGLLILMSVITLWLFIERMMFYSSLRLSDYENRDELEIDLTDNLSIISVIGSNAPYVGLLGTVIGIMLTFYTMGEVGTIDAKKIMVGLALALKATAMGLIVAMPAIVFYTLLLRKVEKILTLFDIAQDKKNK
- a CDS encoding radical SAM protein codes for the protein MKTIFGPINSRRFGSSLGVDLSPALKQCNFDCLYCELAPSATTDKQIEVVEVSTIIDELKTHLHDKIDVITLTANGEPTLYPHLDKLIEEIDKIKNSTQTLILTNSATLVDDRIFSLLLKLDQVKLSLDAVSDNVFKRIDRPHKNIDIAKIVQKVEEFSHVYRGKLFIEILFVHGLNDTKEEIYKLNEVLLKINATRIDLGTIDRPPAYPVEGLSYKELYEVSLLFDSSLPVHVASRIHAEPNNATYDDEEILNTLDKRPLTMEDIDLLFDEESKIRLKNLMSKKIVVIKKIGNLEFFILHENEKRKRIK
- the hemE gene encoding uroporphyrinogen decarboxylase; protein product: MSKIFVDACFGKETPYTPVWMMRQAGRYLPEYMRVRAEAGNFLNLCHDPKKACEVTLQPVDIVGVDAAILFSDILVVPLEMGMDLKFVTGEGPKFDDPIKNEADLDRLFGGDEAASKLTYVYDTIKLIKEQLAEDKALIGFTGAPWTLATYMIEGEGTKTYNICKKMMYSNPKLLHKILSKVTEVVKFYMEKQIEAGIDVVQIFDSWAAAIEPSKYDEFSWKYMVEIADYLKAKYPHIPIIMFPKGIPAFLDKVYGNFEVFGVDWSTPMDLAKEKLGERYVLQGNMEPCRLYSKEETTESVESIQKIMGGKRHIFNLGHGILPDVPVENAKHFIKECHRVSKK
- a CDS encoding aspartate-semialdehyde dehydrogenase, which gives rise to MLKKYNVAVVGANGAVGEEILTILQEVKFPINKLIPLASSRSIGKTVMYAGREVAIKELTDTVFEEEDIEIALFSAGGSVSAQFAASAVRAGAVVIDNTSHFRMDENVPLVVPEVNPQDIAKWKKTGIIANPNCSTIQMVQALKPLDEAYNIQRVDVSTYQATSGAGKSAMEELVTQMQSFFAFKLDEAEVKAFAHRIALNVIPQIDKFLDNGYTKEEMKMVNETTKIMHREIPLSATCVRVPTLRGHAEAVSIKFACEVNADKVRELLEKAPNIIVLDNPEKSIYPMPSIALEKNETFVGRIRVDNFDKTVLHLFIVADNLRVGAATNAVRIAQKWIEIEEGK
- a CDS encoding YqhA family protein, which produces MLEKVFENGLWHSRFIILLAVFFGLIGAILLFVVASFDIYETAKYVISTYITHSHPEHFHEEVVGGIIGAVDLYLIGVVMIIFSFGLYELFISDIDPAKDKDGCENQLLAVHSLDQLKDKISKVIVMVLVVGFFQKVGHTTYNGALDLLYLALSITAVAVGLYFLSKVGKSH
- a CDS encoding response regulator transcription factor; protein product: MSKILFLEDDLLFAETLIDLLEENNMEVVHVPNGQAALDRTFKEKFNLYLLDINVPLVDGVTLLRELRESDDDTPAIFLTSHKEKEVLKKGFLCGADDFITKPFDADELILRILAIIKRAKKEDVTCIGLLCNDDTHKRFLYDNKEIELSKKEYQLLRLLIKHANNTVPKEMIIDTLWSSSEGGSDGALRVYINRIKQLVPQINIENIRGVGYKLVS